DNA from Cydia pomonella isolate Wapato2018A chromosome 14, ilCydPomo1, whole genome shotgun sequence:
TAAGACGAGATCTTAAGTTTTAGGctagacaaaaaaaattataaatttgttttttcgGGGCTTGCAAGACTTTTACACGCAAGTGTTAAAGGATACCTCTTTTATTGTTTTCGGTTACCgcgattatatcgcgtataatgaatttaactTCTTGCTATAAAACACTTTCTGAACTCTCTACAGCGTTCGTGGTCAACGGGACTCTAAGAATATATATTCAcctctatataaaaaaactgttaattttaaaaataaatagcaaCTATTGTAAGTAAGATTACTACTTATACTAGAATGTCCACACCATTCAACACATGGTGTGGTGGTGTGCTAAGGGTGGGGATGTATTTACAATTCAATACGCGATAAAATCCGTTTAGTAAGTCTCCCGTCCCAGTCCTATATCCCTATCACAGGCCACAGAGCGCGAACCGCTACGCACTTCCACACCTTAATTACTTGTAACCGCTGCAACTTGGCTGCCTCTGTTGATCTTTCTCACAATTAGACACAGACGAGTGAATCATGAACGAAGAATTTTACAACAGATACCTACGACCATGATCAGTGAATGTATACTTACATATagacatacaatttatttttgaattgaaAAATAAGGGTTTGAGTTTGgagtgaaataataaaaaatattacttaacacTTTCGCGCGAGCACCGTCATTTGACGTCAAAAATTGACCAATGTACTGTGACACAACGTCTACACACGTCTTTACAACAATGCATTTTAAGAGTACAACGTTTGTAAACGTTGACTGGCCTTACTTTACTCCTATAGCTACGTCATTGCGTCACAACATGGCTCAATTTGAAATCCCTAGCGCCACGCAaagtcgatattttttttattttctctagGGCTCACTCACACATATGCAAGTGTTCCCACGCACACATACAACGTCAATGGACGCCGCCCGCTCCTATCCGCGCGATACATTTAGTTCGCCTGCGCACGCGAAAAGGGTAACGCGCGTGCGGTTATGCAGCGGCTGAGATTTTATATTCGCAACGGCGGTTCTGTGTcaaagtaagtacattttttaattgattttgtgTGTAAGTTtgtaatcaaaagttatattacGGATAGTAAGTGTTACCTTTTACGTATATTAAAGTAATTTGATCGTTTTATTTGTAGATGGATAAGAAAAAACACAAGATATTTATGAAGGTGTTTGAATCATCTTCGTCACGGGAGTCATCAGCAGACCCATATGAGGACGATGGAGAGTTTGGGTCTGATAAGGACTACGATCCAGTCGATGAGCAACATAACAGTAGCGACAGTTCCGTAAGTGTTTTTGCTGAAACTtcacgtaataaaaataatacgtcAAAACCACAAAATGTTTCAAAAGTTCAAGAAGATTCTGTCACAAGTGAGTCAGATGATTCAGACAATTATGAAGAGGTCTCCTCGAGTTCTGAGAGTATTTTCGAAATTCGTAAACGTAAAAATTCCTCTCGTAAATCAGTACGGTCTCGCTCTCGGGCGAGAAAACAACATTTACAACTACCGAGACGCAATTCAAGCGTAGATACGGATACTGCTGATACGATCTCAATAGATTCGATCCATAATTACATATTGGATACATTTGAGACATCGTCACTTCCCGATCCCGTGGCAATGGAGAATATTCATGCCTCACCGCAACCCGATCTTGAAATAGAGGGTAACGCCGTCCAGCTGGTCCAGCACGCTACGCTGTCTCCTAATCGTCTGGAAATGGAGGACAACTTACGATCGCACGCTTCGCCGCCTCCTGTAGCGATAGACGGTAATGTATCCCCACCAGCGATACCACCTCCTGACCCCGTGGAGCTGGAGAGAGACCCATCCCCGCACGAATTACAACCTCCTGATTTAGTTGAGATGGAGGGCAACCCGTCACAACATGCTCCACCCTCTCCCGATCGCCCGAACGCCGCACCACCTCAAGTTCTCGAGCAAATAGAGGGCAATCCGCCGCCGAACGGCTCACCACCTCCCGATCCCGAGGAAATAGAGCGGCGTCTATCGTCGACCCTCTCATCGCCTCCCGGTCCCGAGGAGATAGAGTTCAACCCGTCCTCTATCGCATCGCTTCCTCTTATTCTTGAAGGAATAAACGGTAATATGTCTTCTCATGGCCCACCAACTCCTGAGCGCGTGCAGATAGAAGAAAACCCAACTCCGCTACCTAATGTCACGGGCAACGAAGGCAACTTACCAGGCACATCAACGCTTCCTGATTCCAGGGGAGTAAGGAGTGACCCATCGCCTGATGCACCTTCTACTTCTCCGTTATCAACTCATGTCCCTCGCAACCGTACTCGAAGTAACCCTTCAACAAGTAGACGAGGTCCAAGGTGCAGAACTCCTCCTAGAGACGATGTTTGGGAAAGTACAACTGCGGAAATACCTACTTTTGATTTCGACACTATTTCTGCAGGAGTTCAATTTGATTTAGGACCAAATGCTACAGTTAAAGAcgtttttgataaattatttccTACGCACATTGTTGACTTCATAGTAGCAAGAACAAACGAATATGGAAGAGCTCTCTGCGCTACAAACAGGCCTACAACTAGAAACTCGCGTCGTTATAGATATAAAGACACCGACCGCAAAGAAATACAGGAATTTTTGGGGTTATGTCTTCTTATGGGACATATTAATGTCCCTAAAAAACGAAAACTTTTCACCTACAGCGATCCCCTATACTATCATCCGATTTTTGGGTATATCATGTCTGGGCGCAGATTCGAACAAATATTGCGATGCCTGTGTGTATCCGAGTTAAACGCACCAGGAAAAGAAAAAATTGTAAGGTTCATAGATGCCATTACTAAGAATTTCCGTGATTGTTACAAGCCTACTAAAGAACTCTCTTTGGATGAATCGTTACTTTTGTTTCGCGGGCGTTTATCATTTCGGCAGTATATCAAGTCTAAGAAGGCGCGTTATGGGATAAAGTTCTACGAGTTGACTACTTCTGATGGTTTCGTCCTCAATATTTCAATGTATGCAGGAAATGATGAAGAAGTagaaaaagggaaaaaaactgaaaaaattgTCATGCGACTGATGGACCCGTATTTATTGAAAGGGCATCATTTGTATATGGATAATTACTATAATTCTTCGACGTTATCGCAAAAGCTTTTAGATTTAGAAACCCATACAACTGGAACTCTACGCAGCAACCGGAAAGACAACCCGAAAGAGATTACCCAAAAGAAACTAAAGAAAAACCAACATGTTTGGACACGTAAAAACAATGTGTATGTCTCTAAATGGGTTGATAAGAGGCCAGTACTAATGATAACTACTTGTAATCATCCCAAACTAATAGAGGTGTCAAATAGATTTGGTGTGAGTAGCATGAAGCCAGAGGAAGTGTCACAATACAATCAGTTTATGTCGGGTATTGACCGCGCAGATCAAATGGTAGCTTACTATTCTTCACCAAGAAAGACCTTGAGATGGTACAGAAAGGTATTCTTTCACGTATTGGATCTTGCAGTATGGAACAGCTTCTTCATATAcagaaaatattgcaaaaacaaCAGCAAGAAATACGAATTCGTGACGTACAGAGAAGATTTGATAAGGCAACTAATAAACCTAACTCCAAACCTTAAACCCGAGATGCTAATGAAACGCAACAAGTACGATAATCGGTTAAAAGAAAGAACAGAATTTGTCGCATCTGTGAGTACTGAAAATACAGGGAACCTTAGTCACTGGCCTGAGAAAATTCCAGTCAGAGCTAACTCTAAGAAGACATCCAACTACATGAAATGCAGAATGTGTACTAAGAAGAAAATAAGAAGGGAGACTTGCCTAAGGTGTAAGGGATGTGAGGAAAAGCCAGCCCTGTGCGCTATATGCTTTGAAGAATGGCACCACCAATCCTAATTTTACAAGCAGGTTATAATCAAAATAACATTGCTGTTTCTCCTGAGACTGATTTATGTAACGATTACTCAATGATGATTAATATTTCAAGTTTTCAGGGTATGGTTTAGATTGATTAATGCTATAAGTGcaattatttactaaatgaCAATAAATTCTTTGTTGGAGGACATACTTTAGTTTTTTGGATAGTTAGTTATTTTTACGGCagatatatttcaaaatatatgtCATTGTTTTTAAAACTGATTAGTTGCTTACAGAGTTATCAAAACTTTAAGCACAATTTCAAGTAAATAAATCAACAGGCTATAATTTAGACTGATTTACGTATAGGAAACACACTAAAAgggtgaaaataaatatgccATTGTTTTAAAGACTGATTAGTTGCTTGTAgaattataataagtaagtataattttgagtaaataaaacaacaagatacctataatttaaattgtttaggAAACACACCATAGGTGGGCAATAATTTTGTTGTAATTGGaagtactttatttgttattttttgatgTTTGCAATGTGGCAAACAGTGTGCCAAATAATTTTATCGGTCTTTGATttactataataaatatttaaaataacacaagaGTATAAAGATGATTATTTCCCTTTTTTCCTacgaatatttatgtttttgcaGAGGGCTACAGTCGTCAAATGTCTTCGTTATAAATGCCGTATAATAACGTTGTTGTTGATTGTTCTTTTGAATCATGAATATGATGGGCCGGAACGTACATAAACGTCCAAGTCATAAGACGTTGTAACCCTGTGCAAACAAATACGTTAGTAACATGTGACGGTACGTTTTTAAACGTTAACGACGTTACACGTTGGtcacacaaatataaatatatacatgctCTTATACGACGCAACGTTTATAAACGTTAACGTCATACAACGTTGAGTACTTATATATGAACATACATCGATGGCATAAGGCGGAACGTTTATAGACGTTGACGTTATTAAACGTTGGTCACTCAAGcataaattatgttttcatCAAATGTGACAGAACGTTAATAGACGTTGACGTGATCAGACGTTGTTTCCTTATTTATAAGCAGAAATCGGTGACATATGGCTGAACGTTTATAGCCGTAGACGTCATCGAACGTTTGTGTCACGTTTCAAAAGGTCGTTTCACAAGTTAAAAGCAGTACGTATATTAACGTcggtttattttgtatgggaaaatactGTGCACTCCAAGTACTATTGGTGAAGTGGGCTGCTCGCGCGAAAgtgttaaatataaattgatcCAAAGAGTTTCCCTTAATTTTCATTTCCTCATTGACTGCTATTATATAGCACAGCTGTATATAGAGCAAGCCTGTAAAGCGAAGTGCAGCGTGCAATCGCCATGACACTGTAATGCAGCCCACTTACAGTGCAAGCCAGCACTCTGCAAGTGGGTCAAAGTGACTTGTGACTTGTACGGTTTGACACGCTCCGCGCACACACGGTGAGATACTTTGTGCACAACTTATGTGAGGATAACCTTGATGCCTTCAATAATTTTATGTAGCTACTATAAATCCGTTTAAAAAGATTGTGTAGACACAATTTCTTATTGGGTTATAAGCGAGAAAGCGTATTAACCGTGAAATTTTTGAGTTTACAGGGACTtgtgtaaagtaaaatatacatatCAACCTTATTTCGACAACGTACAAAACACAACTTTGATTCTTatggttttttttctaaatacaaattattattactattatggACCCAGGAGGCCAAAGTTTAAATTCATCATAAGTTTACTTTCCCTTTTCCGTGTCAAATTTTGTAGCAGACAATTAAGCTAAGACGGATTCCTAAAAATAGACCTACCTAAAGCAGCCCAAACATGGAAGCAGTTATATCCAAGATCAGCTTATAGGTACAATCTATAAAccatttatttgtttaagtcCATTCATTCAGTGTTTATTCTTCATTCTAAAAAAACAATGCTAGCATGAATGAAGATGATCCATTGATTGTTTTATTACTCAAGCCCATCGTACCCGCTCCCCACACTACCGCGAAAGCAGCAAGTCCTCTCAGCTCAATAACCGCCGGTATTAACGGCGAATTAGAACCCGATAATCTTATCTAGCGCCGCATTGCCCTGCATCTACCTGTCCACTTGCACTAATAGGAGCCCGATTCCGTTAATTTGCTATCGATACCGTGCCACAGCGTACATTCAGCTACAGCTTAGCCTCGATTCACGGATTAGGTAGCTTTGTAGCCGATTATACTAAGGCAGCAACGCTTTCTACAGCCGCTTGAATTGTAAGTGCTGTAGCGGGTGTAAGCTGCGTCAATGTGACGTATCCAGTGTCTGTGGCGGACGCGGCGCAGTGATCCTCTTACGGCCAGTCGTGTTCGTACCGCTTACCGATAGTTCCACTCCAGCTGACATAACCGGGAGCCGTATGActggttatgaatttgatttcGATTTGTTGTGGATATGATCAGACAGtgtaaaagtgtttttttttttataaataatcacATCTAGAAGGATATTACAAATGTGGATCCGCGCTTTTACTACTTTTTGGTGACTGCCAGGGTAGGTGTGAAAAAGACATACACATTGACACTTCTTAGAAAGAGCTCGGTGGCGCTAGTATTCTCACCACTCTAGCGTCGGTTTTGGCAACTGTGCAATCTTTGGGTACCTGACTTTTTCTCGTTTGCCTCATGTCTTTTGAGCCATATAATAACGtgttatggaaggtggaggtaaggaatataATTTCCATAGGCAgcactgttgcaaaagtgtccagctgtcagctataaataatagttccaaatctctccaaagCGCTAGAGTTAGCTAAGTacgtaggcgttattgacgaagtTAATTGCGCTGTCTTTTTgtgagattttttttcaagtattattggtattgtagcgccacctatttaaggtacACCACCTAGGTAAGGGGATAACcttttaaatcaatataatatcAATGATATAGTAAGTTTCACAGCGGGTCAGGAATCAGTATTAAATTGTTCTATTTAATAGAGCCTACGATGCCTTTAAGGGTCCTTGACTTCCAAAGCACAGCGATCAGCAGCATGTGACAAATCACAGACCAAACCAAAATTGGTCGCTTGAGACGAACACTAAGATGATGGGCACAACGGCTCAAGCCGAGATGCCGAATAATAGGCTCCATTAACTCGGATGGTCCGCTGTCAGCGCCGCCCGCTATATCGGCTACAAGTCAGCTGTTTGAAGTTGCCTGCGGTTCATTAAAGTTGTCAGTGTacgtacgagtaggtatgaaggtCGAAACTTTGTTGATCGTACATCTGTTCAATAATGCAGACCTACGAGTATACCATGCGATTAGTCACAAATTAGACCTTTTTGGctattaatgaatgaatgaaaatcttttttatttatctataggCAACTATTGGCCTATAGATAAATACCtgaaactagcatacatattataaaaactgtattttaaaactaaacactactaATCACATTATAATTTCGCATTATAAGTCcgggagccggccgcggaaccgccgaaactttaTCTATGCCAAATGCGTGGCGAGGGAAATATCTGCCTCCTACCTTCCTGCTTCTAACAGCTAAACTGTCGCGCGCGGAATATTTGGCCGTTTCAACTCCacaccttcaag
Protein-coding regions in this window:
- the LOC133525300 gene encoding piggyBac transposable element-derived protein 4-like; its protein translation is MDKKKHKIFMKVFESSSSRESSADPYEDDGEFGSDKDYDPVDEQHNSSDSSVSVFAETSRNKNNTSKPQNVSKVQEDSVTSESDDSDNYEEVSSSSESIFEIRKRKNSSRKSVRSRSRARKQHLQLPRRNSSVDTDTADTISIDSIHNYILDTFETSSLPDPVAMENIHASPQPDLEIEGNAVQLVQHATLSPNRLEMEDNLRSHASPPPVAIDGNVSPPAIPPPDPVELERDPSPHELQPPDLVEMEGNPSQHAPPSPDRPNAAPPQVLEQIEGNPPPNGSPPPDPEEIERRLSSTLSSPPGPEEIEFNPSSIASLPLILEGINGNMSSHGPPTPERVQIEENPTPLPNVTGNEGNLPGTSTLPDSRGVRSDPSPDAPSTSPLSTHVPRNRTRSNPSTSRRGPRCRTPPRDDVWESTTAEIPTFDFDTISAGVQFDLGPNATVKDVFDKLFPTHIVDFIVARTNEYGRALCATNRPTTRNSRRYRYKDTDRKEIQEFLGLCLLMGHINVPKKRKLFTYSDPLYYHPIFGYIMSGRRFEQILRCLCVSELNAPGKEKIVRFIDAITKNFRDCYKPTKELSLDESLLLFRGRLSFRQYIKSKKARYGIKFYELTTSDGFVLNISMYAGNDEEVEKGKKTEKIVMRLMDPYLLKGHHLYMDNYYNSSTLSQKLLDLETHTTGTLRSNRKDNPKEITQKKLKKNQHVWTRKNNVYVSKWVDKRPVLMITTCNHPKLIEVSNRFGVSSMKPEEVSQYNQFMSGIDRADQMVAYYSSPRKTLRWYRKVFFHVLDLAVWNSFFIYRKYCKNNSKKYEFVTYREDLIRQLINLTPNLKPEMLMKRNKYDNRLKERTEFVASVSTENTGNLSHWPEKIPVRANSKKTSNYMKCRMCTKKKIRRETCLRCKGCEEKPALCAICFEEWHHQS